TCTCTAATGCAGAATGTATTACAATTGTTGGCGGACCGCATCCATCTGCCTGCTGGAAAGAAGTGAGCAGATATGCAGATTATGTGGTGATTGGTGAAGGAGAATATACCCTTCCTGCTCTCATCAGGATGATTGAGGAAGGGAGCAGTAGCCTTCCGGCAGGTGTGGCGACAAAGGATCATGCCCTGATGCCGGATACCTGTGTGTTTCTCCCTGCATATCCTCCGTTTACAACAGTCCGGGGCTATATAGAGATCACCCGCGGGTGTCCGTTTGGGTGTGGCTACTGCCAGACGCCGCGACTTTTTGGCAGGCATATGCGTCACCGCAGGATTGATGACATTGAGCGTGCTTCCCGTGTATATCGTGATGTCCGGTTTGTCACGCCGAATGCCCTTGCATACGGATCTGATGGAATCCATCTGCGGCTTGATAAGGTTGAAGCACTGTTGCGAGCGCTTACCGGAAGACGGATTTATTTTGGAACCTTTCCCAGTGAAGTGCGGCCGGAATGTGTCTCTCATGAATCGCTGGATTTGATTGAACGCTATTGTGCAAACCGGAAAGTGCATTTTGGAGCGCAATCCGGCAGCAATCGTGTGTTACAGATGCTCCGGCGTGGACACAGTGCCGAGGATGTAATGCGGGCATATGACCTCTGCCGTGAGCATGGGATTATCCCAATCGTGGATTATATTGTGGGACTTCCCGGCGAATCGGATGAAGAGCAGCGACAATCGGTGAAACAGATGAAAGAGATCATCCGGTATGGCATCGTGCATGTCCATCATTTCACTCCGCTTCCGGGGACGCCCCTCGCCGGCATGTCGGCACGCTCTGTCCTCGCGGATGTACAGCGGGACCTCGGAAGGATGGCGAAAAGTGGCAAAGCAACCGGTTCATGGATTGATGCTGAGGTAAGGTTTTTTAGGGATGATGAAGACCAGTTACCATGATGAAAATCCTTCTTCTGACAGATATCCATGGGCGGTATGACATTATTGCCGATTTCATGGAACTTGCTCCGGATGTGGTGGTCATTGCCGGAGACATTACGGACTGTGGGGATCCGCAGGAAGCAAATGAGGTGTTTCGGCAGATCGATGTTCCGTGTCTTGCGATTCCCGGAAATTGTGATGCCCGGCAGATCCTGGACGTAATTGAGCATTCAGATGCGGTAAACCTGCATGGGACTTCTCTTGAAATCGGGCCGGTTACATTCACCGGTATCGGTGGTTCGAATCCAACGCCGTTTGATACCCCGTTTGAACTCTCTGAGGAAGAACTGGATGAATTGCTTGTGAAAGCAATGGAGAGGGCACGACCAAATGTGCATAACATTCTCGTGAGTCATGCACCTCCCTACTGTACCCTGGATGATATCGGAAATGCCAATGTCGGGTGCAAATGTTTCCGCGAACAGCTAAAAAATTTTGATCTGGTATGTTGCGGGCACATACACGATCATACCGGCGTTGTCGCCGTCGATGATACGAAGGTTGTGAACCCCGGCCCTGCATCAGAGGGAAAGTGTGCGCTTATCACACTGGGCGATGACCCAAAAGAGATTGACGTGGAATTTGTCACTCTTTCATAAGCAATAGTTCGAGGTAGGACTCCGGGATGTGGTCCCCGGAAATATTCAGTTCTTTTTTCACGGATTCAATTGTTGTATTTGCTGCTGAGACATCTTTCTCGGTCAACACTTCGATTTCGACATAGGTACCCAATCCCTCAACATGATCAAGAGCAATGGTTGTGCCGCCATATGTGTATTCCTCACGTTCTTTTTTCACGATTGCACTGGCATTGAACCCGGTTGCGGTCAGGAGACGAATGGCATCCTCCGCAGATGCGACAGAGACCGTAATCTCTGTTCGTGCCTTTGCCCCGCTCTTCTGCTGTTTCGGACCTTTGTAGGTGATCTCGACACCTGCATTTGTTTCACGAACACGGAGCGCCTCGTCAGTCTCGGCATAATCACAATGAGGGGCATTCAGATACGTGTCGCGCTGGAATGAACCGCCCAGATACGATGCACCCAGGGAGCGCAGGCGTTCTGCTATTTCCGGGATATTTGGTACCGCAATTTTGGTCTCTACTTCGATTACAGAGCTCATTATTTTAAGTAGGCACGCCGTATAAATATAGACAGGTGAAAGGAATGGCAGTTAATGAAGGAAGTTTTATTAAACTGAGATTTACCGGCTTATCAGATGGTGAAGTATTTGACACCACTGAAGAGGACAAAGCTAAAGATGCAGGTATTTTCAATGAACAGAAAGCATATGAGCCAATTGTTGTACGCCTTGGCGGAATGCACATCATTCCCGGACTCGATGAGGCATTAATCGGCAAAGAGGTTGGCGAGAAGGGAACCGTTGAAATTCCTCCCGAAAAAGCATACGGACCTCATGATGAATCATTAGTGAAGTCTGCTCCGGTGAAAAACTTTGCTGAAAAACCTCAGGTAGGTATGAGAATATCGTCTGAGGGTCAGGAAGGTGTCATTGTAAATGTCGTCGGGAAACGGGCTGTTGTTGATTTCAACCACGTACTTGCAGGCAAGACTCTTACCTACGAATACGAGATTGAAGCTGTTGTTGAGGACCCTGCAGAGCAGGTGAAGGGGCTTATCAATCTCTATAGCGGGAAAGATATGGATCTCGAAATTACCGACGGCGTGCTCACCATTCTTCTTCCTCCCGGCATCAATTATGACAAGCGGTGGGGAATGGCACGCGGCATTCTTATCCACCAGGTCTTTGAGTTCATCAGTGGTATCGATGAAGTTATCCTGAAAGAATCATACAAGCGTCCTGCTATGCCTGAAGACGTTGAAGAAATTGAAGAACCTGAAGAAATTGAAGAAGCAGATGAACCTTCAGCAGCTGAAGAGTCATCTGAAGAATAATTTTTTTATTGTATGGGGAAACGCAGAATTGCGGCAATTCCCCCAATCGCTGCAAGTTGTTTTCCCGGTTCAAATTCTGAGGAGAATACGGTTATTTTTGCACGCATCGTATCAGCCGATTCAAGAAGGCTGTTTATATTTTCTTCACATACTATGGTGTCGATGACAAGAATATCTGACACAGCACCATACTGAACTGCTGCTGCCACTTCATCGTATCCATATGCCGCAGGGCCGGAACCTCCCATTCTCCTGAGCAGTTCTTCAATAAGCGTGACCTCCCGTCCCAACTGGAGGTCCTGAGTTATCCGTTCCAGAATGCCCTGCCCGATTACTTCCTGCACAGCGCCGCGTCCCGTCCTGCGTGTTTCAGCTGCGAGCATGCGATCTGCCATGTCTGAGTCTGTTCTGCGTACATAAAGCAGAAAATCGTCTTTTACAAAACCGGGCCCTGCGACGACAACAGATCCGGTGACCGCAGAGAGTGAATGATAGATTTCTTCAAAAAAATAGTGTTTGGTATCCACACCTTCACGCTTTCCGCCTCCTGACGTGATTGTCAAAACATGCTCCGGTCCATACTGGCGGATACGGTATATCTGGGCTTCACCTTCTTCAATGGCAATAATATGCGCAATCCCTGTTGCCGAGACCGTGACTGCCCGTTCTATTCTCTCGAGTTCAACAGATGTCCATCGTTTTATTACAGAAATTTCCCGGGCTGTTTCGAGATTGATGGTATGATAAAACCCGGTATCCGGCCCGTGTTCGATAACACCGGATATTCTCAGTCTGGCGGTGTCCGGGTGGAATTCAGTCTTCTCCACACGAATTCCCAGTCTCACTGGCTTTTTCTCGGCCTTTTCCGGCCGGGTTTTATCTGTCTGGGAATCCATGCTCCTGAAGGTATCGGCAAAGATGAGATCGCCCGTTCTGATGAGGTGGTTTATGTGCCAGAGATCATCAACTGTTTCCGGAAACAGCCGTATTTCACCCTCTGAATGTTTCAGGGTATCATATTCTGCTTTCATAACTCTTCTGTAATGTCAGATCCGCCTGGTGGAACAAATGCGGCAACACTTTCTGAATTCAGGATGTTTTTCACTGATTTCCATCCCTCTCCGTATTTTTCCCGGAGGATTCTGAGTATTTTTTTGGCCGCATCGTTTGGCTCATACTGTCCCGGGCGAAGGATAACATAATGTTCTGCCCTGCTTTTCACCGCGTCAATCGGACCTCCGATCACGCCCATCTCCGGAGTTGTCTGCAGACCGATTGCAACCCCCAGGGGTACGTTGTGGAAATATGTCCGTTCTCCTCTTATCACAAAAGAACCCCGTGCGACATATTCTCCGGTTTCCGGGGTCTTGCTTACCTGATTTGGGGCTGCGGCATAGACGTCTGCCGTCATATGGCCGCTCTTCCAGGCATTGGAATAGGATGCGGCAAACTGGGCAACTTCATCTGTTTTCTTCGTTGCTCCCTTTACAATGATGACACTGCCGCCGTGCACATCTGCATGGACAAAAGTGTCACCTCCCTGAAGATATTTCTTCACAATCTCTTCATTGGTACCGGCGTCCTTTCCGCCAACCATCAGAACGCCGTCAGAGGTGTAGCACCAGCGGAAGCGGTGATACCATTTCTTCTTTCTTGCCGGGATGGTGATCTTCTGCTTTTTTGGAACAATCTGCATGCGCTCCATTGCGGCAAATGCGCCTTTTCGTTTCTTTTTGAATTTTTTTGCCATTTCGTAATAGCGATTCGCGTTGACTTCAATGCTGTCTTCTACAAAAAGTTTGACTACCTTTCCCTCAATATCAAGGTCAATGGCACTCTCCGCAGGGTAAATCGCCTTTATTGCAGCAGCTGACGGGCTGTCACTTGTTCTGAGTATTTTTTCTATCTCCTGCCAGGATGAAGTGCTACGTGCCTTTCTGAGCGCTGCAAGGACATCATCAATGAACGTATAATGCGTGTAGAGCGTCTCGACAATTGCTTCATACCTCTCGATTTTCTTTTCGAAGGATGCAATAGCGTCCAGTTGTCGTTTTCGGATGTTCTCTTCCCGGGTAAGTTTGGGTTTCGGTGGGGTGGTCAGCTCCTTACCGCGGGGATAATACTGGTCAAGGGCCTCATGAAATGACGTGAATGTCTGATCCGCGGTTTCATTTCCAAGGAGGAAAGGCCAGCACCCTGATGAGGTAATACAGGGACTGCGTTCTTCTTCTGTTTTTTTCAGCACCTGTGAATACGCCGCAAACAGTTGGGCGGCGGGAGCGGTAACAGCCGGTTCGGATTTGCTGACACCAGCCATACTGCACACTTCCTCTGCAAATTTGCCACCGAGGAGCATCCGCGTAGCAAGCGTTCTGACCGTGTCAGCGTCTGATTCATGAAGTATTGACGCAACTTCTTCAACAGACGAGGGTGCGGAATGTGATGCAAGCGTGTACACAGCACCGGCAGTAACTTCCCGATCTTTAAACCGGTGTTTCCGGAGAGGCTGAATGATCGTATATTCCCCGTCTGTGAGGATGATATTGCCTTCGTCAAAGAGTTCAACAATCAGGTGAAACCGGTTATCGCTTTTTCCGATCTCAATATCAATAACCCGTTCAATGCCTGGCTGTGATATTCCCAGAATCCTTCCGCCGATGCAATATTTCCGGAGGAACATAGAATATCCTGATGGATTTGGCGTCGCTGCAGGGAGAGAAAATGTAAAATGCATCCGTTTTCCAATTTCAATTATCAGCGAAAACTTCTGCTTCTCTTTGCCATTAAGACGAATTCCAAACAGCCCTGTATCATATTGGTAGGTTTTCCCTATCCACAAAGGAAGGGACCCCCGGGCTTCAGATACCATTGCATGAATATCAAGCCCACTCATTCCCTTTAAATTCGCCATTTATACCAAATTACATATTGTTCTACGACAAAATTATAATGACTGGTGTCAGGATGACTGAAGAAAACGTATCCAACGGAACTGAGGCAATAATTGTCAAGTCCGGAGATCAAAAGAGAAAAGAGCATAATGAACGGATTTACCGTACCGGTATTGCGAGCATTATGGGAATTGTTGCAGGTGTTCTCTCATATCTCTTAATCCAGAATGAGACTCAGGGTGTAATCGGGTTTCTTCTTCTCCTTGGTGCAATGGTATTCCAGAAACATATATTCATGCTCATGAAGATTGATGTATCCGGGCTGGGAGGAAAAGACTGGTTCTACCAGAGCTTTATGGCCTTTGCTTTCTGGTTCATTTCCTGGACTATTCTCCTGACAATCCCCTTCTAAATTTGTGATATACTATGCGTATTGCTGTTGTTCATCGTGATCGGTGCCACCCGATAAAATGTGGCACTGAATGTATTTTGTATTGTCCGCGAGTCCGAACCGGTGATGAAACGATTGTTATCGGAGAGGACGGAAAAGCGGTTATATCTGAAGAACTCTGTGTGGGGTGTGGTATCTGTGTCAAGAAGTGCCCGTTTGAGGCGCTTGATATTGTCACCCTGCCGGAAGAACTTGACAATCCCACCCATCGATATGGGACAAATGGGTTTGCGTTATATGGACTGCCTATTCCTGTCGAAGGAAAAGTAACGGGAATTCTTGGAGCCAATGGTATCGGAAAAAGTACAGCTGTGAAGATTCTCTGCGGACAGCTCGTGCCGAATGTGGGTAACCCGTCGGGTGAATCAGACTGGGATGAAATATTAAAGCAGTACACAGGAACCGAATTATATGACTATCTCCAGCAGGTCTCGAAATCATCGGTTAAACCGGCACTGAAACCCCAATACATTGATTACATACCAAAAGTGTTCAAAGGGACGGTGTCTGAACTTCTGACGTCAACGGATGAACGGGGGATGCTTGATCATTATATCCGTGAACTTCGCCTGGAATCCATTCTGGACCGTCCGATTGGAAACCTGAGTGGCGGCGAACTGCAGCGGATTGCTATTGCTGCCTGCCTGTCACGCGAAGCAGATTTTTATTTCCTTGACGAAATCACGCCATTCCTCGATATTTATCAGCGAATGACCGCCGCAAAACTGATCCGGGAACTTGCAGAGACTCATCCTGTGGTAATTGTTGAGCACGACCTTGCTATTCTTGATATGCTCGCAGATACCGTGCACGTTGCCTACGGAAAACCCAGTGTCTTTGGTATCATCACACGTCCAAAGGGAGTGAGAATTGGTATCAATCAGTATCTGGAGGGATTTTTACCGGAGGAAAATGTCCGGTTCAGGGATTATGCCGTCACCTTTGAGACACGGGCGCATATGCGGGATGTCGTGCGTCAAACGCTCATTGCATTCCCTGAGATGGAGAAGAAGTATGGCGATATTTTTTCCCTTACCATAGCCGCCGGAGAAATCCGTGCAGGTGAGGTGCTGGGACTTGTCGGTGCAAACGGTATTGGAAAAAGTACATTTGCAAAACTTCTTGCCGGTGTTGAAAAACCTGATCACGGTGAGATGGACAAAGAGGTCAAAATTGCATACAAACCGCAGTATGTGAAAGGAGACTCCTCAATGTCAGTAGAATTTCTCCTGAGACAGGCATGCCGCACCTTTGATTCATCATATTATCAGCACGAAATCATCGAACCACTCTCTCTCAATCCAATTCTCCAGTCATCTGTTGACCAACTCAGTGGCGGTGAACTGCAGCGTGTTGCAATTGCCCTGTGCCTTTCTCAGGATGCTGACCTCTATATTCTGGATGAGCCAAGTGCACATCTGGATGTTGAACAAAGAGTGAAACTGGCACGTGTCCTGCGTCGGCATGCAGAAGGAAAAGAGGCGGGTATCATTGTTATTGACCATGATATTTATCTGATTGATATGATCAGTGAACGCATGCTGGTATTTGACGGGACACCTGGTGTTACGGGTTCGGCATATGGTCCCTATGATATGAAAGATGGAATGAATCATTTCCTGAAAGAACTGGAAATTACATTCAGACGTGATAAATCGGGACGTCCCCGCATAAACAAACCGGAATCCTATCTTGACAGAGAACAAAGGGCAAAGGGTGAATACTATTATGCAGATGTCTCCAAATCGTAATGATTTATCCCTTTAAAAATAATATACTGTACCAATTGGTGAGATATGGCACGGGGTGAAAAACTCGGGGATGCAATCCGGTATGAAAAAATAGATAACCTGCGGCAGGATCTCTATTCGTATATTGGGAATAATTCCGAAAAAATAGATGCTAATCTCCCTGTTTTTTTTGCTCATATCGTATCTGCACTGGATAACGGATTTCCTGATATTGACAATGCAACATACGATGAATTTATCGATAGTATTGCATACCGGTTGATGACGAATAGCAAACAGGGAAATTCGACGCAGTATATTGAACGGATTATTAAAACTGCTATTCGTTCCAAACGCTCTTCGGGAAAGGCATCTCTCAGAATTCTTGGCGGGTTGCAGCTTCTTTCGTCTGGACATTTCCAGGATGCGATTACCTATTTTGCTGATTATTGGAAACATGATGCCAGAATCGGTTTTTATATCGCATATTGCTATTATTCTGCTTCAAAATCCCGGATAGGGGCCGAGAATTCAGAATCATCACGAAATAAACAGGAAACAGAACTTGCAGCCCGTGAACAGTTACTTGAGATGATACGGGTTCGTCCCCCTCTCTACCGTCTGAAACCACTTGACCTGTCTCGCGATGAAACCGTGGACAACGCATTTTGGTTTATGATAAAGATGTCGCTCTGGTGGTTCCCAAATGAAAAATGGTTCATTCAGATTGGTTTGGAAAAGGCAAAACGCGATAATTTTGAGGCAAAACGTGTTGAACTTCTCAATATTGCAACAGTAAAATTTTTCAACGATCTTGATTTTCTCCGCGAATCATTTGATTTCCGACTGGAACAGGGTGATGGCGTAGGAGCAAATGGCATCGTAAAACAGATGATACAGCAATATCCCGAAAGTCTTGAGCCAATTTATTATGGGTTGAAACTTTCTCTCATTGCAACAGGAAAATCATCATACACCCATTATCGTTCTATAGCATCGGAAAAAGGAATGCCTGTTTACCTGATCCAGATTCTGGACTGGGCTTTTTATGTGTTAAAGGATCAGGAAAAGGAATCAAATATGCAGTTTAAGGAATTATCACGCCGGTTCAAGTCGTTATCCTACTATCTTATTCCGTTAGAGTATCTCGTACAGATAATATTTTCCGGAAATACGGAAGAGTCGAAACGGGCGCGTTTGATTTTCATTGATTCACTCGACATGTATGCAAAAAAAGTCCTGAAGGTTCACACGTAGATTATTCGGAGTAATAAACCGGAATCCGAAGTGGGACGGATGAACCTGATATTTTTGGTGTATCTGGTGTGACATCATCTGCTATTGTCACCGGTATTTTTTCTGGTGTTTGTTCCGGGAAGTAATATCCTGTCTCCCCTTTGGTAATAAACCACCACCGTCCTTTTGAGTCGGGAAATACCTTTACCACTTCGTCACTGGTAATGCCATGTATATTTCGGGCGATGTGGATAGTAATTTCATCATTGGAAAGTCCATACAGTCCGTTATTTGTACCAATAACATATGTCCCGTTCTCGGTAAGTGCAACATCATTGATGCGGGTAACGCCATACCCGAGTTCTTTTGTATCAGCTTTCAAACAAATACCGGATGATTCTGAATAGTACAGGATATGGTTTTTATTAAAAAGAATCACACCTCCAAACGGATGATCAATGGCCGCTTCTATTGTTCCGAATTCTTCATCATTGTAGGGAATCGGCGAAAATGTGATCCCCTCCTGATCAGATACCCCTTTCCATACGCCATGAAACCGGGTTGTGAGGATGATATTTCCTGTTGCATGATCTTTTGCCATTGAAGTAATGTAGTAGGCACCGGGTCCATTTTCGGTAAACGGACGCATCCATATCCATCTTCCCCCGGTAAAATGACTTAAACCGGAGTTTCCATTCGCAATCCAGATGGTATCCTCATCGCGGAGGATATCATGGATGTCCATCGTGTTAAAAAATTCATTTGTGCCGATCCGGGAAAAAATTGTTCCATTGGATATTTGCAGCCCGGCCGCAAAACCAAGCCAGATATTATTATTATTATCAAATTCCAGGGCCTGAATATAATCATCCTGCAATCCGGTATCATATTCCCATGGTTTTGCCTGAATTGTTGCCCAGTCTGAGTCAAACAGGGATAGGCCGTTTGCGGTTGCAAAGGCAATCATGCCATCATGGCTTTCAGCGATATCTTTCACATCAAGCGATGATATGGAATCGCTTCCCGGTATAAATGTTATAATTGCACCGGATGCCGGAATAATAATCAGGAGAAGGACGATACAGAGAGCTACAGATCGTAACATTTTCCATCTGCTCTTCTGATGCATATTTTTCCTCCGTCTTCAGGATAGAATAGCACAGATCTTCCCGATGTTCCTCCGATATCTTCAGATTCCAGATAAATATGGTGTTCATCAAGACAGTGTTTCAGTGCAATTACGTTTCGCTTTCCAATATCGAGATTCCCTTTAAACTGCTGGAACATACTTGCTCCGCCCACCAGATATGCTGACAGGTTTTGTCGTGACGATCCACTTTTCTCCATTTCATGAATCAGATGGGGCACTGCTGTATCAGCAAATTTTGCCGGTCGTTCACTTCTGCCGTTGCTCTCCGGTAGCATCACATGTGCCAGTCCACCGGTCTTTTGCTTTCTGTCATACAAAATGAATGCAACACATGATCCAAGCCCGATCGATGATATTTGTGTATTTCCCGTTTTAAAATCCCCAATTCCGACATTTGACCCTTGTGAACCAGATGTATTTTTTTTATCCATTTAGCAGTGCCGCCTCTAGATCTCAGGGGTAATTAAATTGTTGAGGAGTCGAAGAATCTCCTGAAGAGTTGCTTCTTCAGGAAGCATGATAATTGTACTGGATATGTCATTATCGTTTGATTTCAGTTCAGTTTTGAAGAGGATGATTTCATTTATATCAACTGCCACCTGTGCCAGAATATTTTCAAAGGCGGCAAGAGCCATATTGATAGTCATCATTGGAGGTGACGGGAGCATGACAACTCCCAGAAGTTCTGCTGTTGCATCAAGGAAATGGGATATCATGATGTTGCCGATTTCGATGATTGCACTTTCATCAAGTTCGTTTAACTCACGGTCTTCATCCGTTGAACCAAGCATTGTATTGGTAAGTCTTATGGCTGATAATTTAGGTACATGATAGACAATATAACCCGCAGGCTGAATTTCTCCCTGAATTTCAAAGACAACCATAGCTGCAATTTCTTCACTAAAAACGTCATTAACATCTGAAATATCGATGACAACAGCTTCCGGTACTGTCATTTCAATTTCACTCATTAACATCTGGGAAAGAGAAGTTGCTGCGTGTGATGCACCGATATTTCCCATTTCTCTTAGCATATCAAGTTGCTGATCATTTATATCCATTATATTCACCTTTAAATCATTGAATTTACATCAAGAATGGGCACCACATCACCATCACCGGGAATCGTGACCCCACTTACACCCTTGCAGGTTCCAATTATATTGCTTAACGGTTTGACAACAACTTCCTGCTGTCCTTCCACCACATCCACCGGGATGCAGCATTTTGTCTCCTGATATTGTATAACAACAACAATATCGCCGTTACTTTCTCCTTTAAACATTTCATTCAGATGGTGGATCTGAAGAACTTCCCCTCTGAATGGAATGGCTTCACTCTTTCCTATCCGGCTGATTGAATTCCGATCAATTCGTGCAACTTCTACAACTGAAGCAATAGGGATTGCACAGCGTTTTCCGTTTATCCGGACCATCATCACTTCAATAATCGCCATTGTAGGTGGAAGGACAAGAGTAAAGGTTGTCCCCTTTCCCTCAGCACTTTCAACACTGATTGTTCCTTTCAGTGATTCTATGGCACTTTTCACCACATCAAGTCCGACACCTCTACCGCTTATATCGGTAATTTCATTTGCGGTGGAAAAACCAGGCTGAAAGAGGAAATTAATGATTTCATCCTTGGTTAGATCTTTTGATTGTTCGGGTGAAACAAACCCTTTTTCGATGGCCTTTGAAAGAATGGCATCTGCATAAATTCCTGCACCATCATCTTTCAGTCTGA
Above is a window of Methanogenium organophilum DNA encoding:
- a CDS encoding TIGR04013 family B12-binding domain/radical SAM domain-containing protein codes for the protein MNVNWRSISWAKNSFAALSAACERFGITLNEVDSPECDITCYSLNSVNEPHFREEISNAECITIVGGPHPSACWKEVSRYADYVVIGEGEYTLPALIRMIEEGSSSLPAGVATKDHALMPDTCVFLPAYPPFTTVRGYIEITRGCPFGCGYCQTPRLFGRHMRHRRIDDIERASRVYRDVRFVTPNALAYGSDGIHLRLDKVEALLRALTGRRIYFGTFPSEVRPECVSHESLDLIERYCANRKVHFGAQSGSNRVLQMLRRGHSAEDVMRAYDLCREHGIIPIVDYIVGLPGESDEEQRQSVKQMKEIIRYGIVHVHHFTPLPGTPLAGMSARSVLADVQRDLGRMAKSGKATGSWIDAEVRFFRDDEDQLP
- a CDS encoding metallophosphoesterase family protein, with amino-acid sequence MMKILLLTDIHGRYDIIADFMELAPDVVVIAGDITDCGDPQEANEVFRQIDVPCLAIPGNCDARQILDVIEHSDAVNLHGTSLEIGPVTFTGIGGSNPTPFDTPFELSEEELDELLVKAMERARPNVHNILVSHAPPYCTLDDIGNANVGCKCFREQLKNFDLVCCGHIHDHTGVVAVDDTKVVNPGPASEGKCALITLGDDPKEIDVEFVTLS
- the cyaB gene encoding class IV adenylate cyclase, producing MSSVIEVETKIAVPNIPEIAERLRSLGASYLGGSFQRDTYLNAPHCDYAETDEALRVRETNAGVEITYKGPKQQKSGAKARTEITVSVASAEDAIRLLTATGFNASAIVKKEREEYTYGGTTIALDHVEGLGTYVEIEVLTEKDVSAANTTIESVKKELNISGDHIPESYLELLLMKE
- a CDS encoding FKBP-type peptidyl-prolyl cis-trans isomerase, with translation MAVNEGSFIKLRFTGLSDGEVFDTTEEDKAKDAGIFNEQKAYEPIVVRLGGMHIIPGLDEALIGKEVGEKGTVEIPPEKAYGPHDESLVKSAPVKNFAEKPQVGMRISSEGQEGVIVNVVGKRAVVDFNHVLAGKTLTYEYEIEAVVEDPAEQVKGLINLYSGKDMDLEITDGVLTILLPPGINYDKRWGMARGILIHQVFEFISGIDEVILKESYKRPAMPEDVEEIEEPEEIEEADEPSAAEESSEE
- a CDS encoding mRNA surveillance protein pelota → MKAEYDTLKHSEGEIRLFPETVDDLWHINHLIRTGDLIFADTFRSMDSQTDKTRPEKAEKKPVRLGIRVEKTEFHPDTARLRISGVIEHGPDTGFYHTINLETAREISVIKRWTSVELERIERAVTVSATGIAHIIAIEEGEAQIYRIRQYGPEHVLTITSGGGKREGVDTKHYFFEEIYHSLSAVTGSVVVAGPGFVKDDFLLYVRRTDSDMADRMLAAETRRTGRGAVQEVIGQGILERITQDLQLGREVTLIEELLRRMGGSGPAAYGYDEVAAAVQYGAVSDILVIDTIVCEENINSLLESADTMRAKITVFSSEFEPGKQLAAIGGIAAILRFPIQ
- the rqcH gene encoding ribosome rescue protein RqcH, translating into MSGLDIHAMVSEARGSLPLWIGKTYQYDTGLFGIRLNGKEKQKFSLIIEIGKRMHFTFSLPAATPNPSGYSMFLRKYCIGGRILGISQPGIERVIDIEIGKSDNRFHLIVELFDEGNIILTDGEYTIIQPLRKHRFKDREVTAGAVYTLASHSAPSSVEEVASILHESDADTVRTLATRMLLGGKFAEEVCSMAGVSKSEPAVTAPAAQLFAAYSQVLKKTEEERSPCITSSGCWPFLLGNETADQTFTSFHEALDQYYPRGKELTTPPKPKLTREENIRKRQLDAIASFEKKIERYEAIVETLYTHYTFIDDVLAALRKARSTSSWQEIEKILRTSDSPSAAAIKAIYPAESAIDLDIEGKVVKLFVEDSIEVNANRYYEMAKKFKKKRKGAFAAMERMQIVPKKQKITIPARKKKWYHRFRWCYTSDGVLMVGGKDAGTNEEIVKKYLQGGDTFVHADVHGGSVIIVKGATKKTDEVAQFAASYSNAWKSGHMTADVYAAAPNQVSKTPETGEYVARGSFVIRGERTYFHNVPLGVAIGLQTTPEMGVIGGPIDAVKSRAEHYVILRPGQYEPNDAAKKILRILREKYGEGWKSVKNILNSESVAAFVPPGGSDITEEL
- a CDS encoding EMC6-like membrane protein, with product MTEENVSNGTEAIIVKSGDQKRKEHNERIYRTGIASIMGIVAGVLSYLLIQNETQGVIGFLLLLGAMVFQKHIFMLMKIDVSGLGGKDWFYQSFMAFAFWFISWTILLTIPF
- a CDS encoding ribosome biogenesis/translation initiation ATPase RLI, which codes for MRIAVVHRDRCHPIKCGTECILYCPRVRTGDETIVIGEDGKAVISEELCVGCGICVKKCPFEALDIVTLPEELDNPTHRYGTNGFALYGLPIPVEGKVTGILGANGIGKSTAVKILCGQLVPNVGNPSGESDWDEILKQYTGTELYDYLQQVSKSSVKPALKPQYIDYIPKVFKGTVSELLTSTDERGMLDHYIRELRLESILDRPIGNLSGGELQRIAIAACLSREADFYFLDEITPFLDIYQRMTAAKLIRELAETHPVVIVEHDLAILDMLADTVHVAYGKPSVFGIITRPKGVRIGINQYLEGFLPEENVRFRDYAVTFETRAHMRDVVRQTLIAFPEMEKKYGDIFSLTIAAGEIRAGEVLGLVGANGIGKSTFAKLLAGVEKPDHGEMDKEVKIAYKPQYVKGDSSMSVEFLLRQACRTFDSSYYQHEIIEPLSLNPILQSSVDQLSGGELQRVAIALCLSQDADLYILDEPSAHLDVEQRVKLARVLRRHAEGKEAGIIVIDHDIYLIDMISERMLVFDGTPGVTGSAYGPYDMKDGMNHFLKELEITFRRDKSGRPRINKPESYLDREQRAKGEYYYADVSKS
- a CDS encoding ligand-binding sensor domain-containing protein, which translates into the protein MLRSVALCIVLLLIIIPASGAIITFIPGSDSISSLDVKDIAESHDGMIAFATANGLSLFDSDWATIQAKPWEYDTGLQDDYIQALEFDNNNNIWLGFAAGLQISNGTIFSRIGTNEFFNTMDIHDILRDEDTIWIANGNSGLSHFTGGRWIWMRPFTENGPGAYYITSMAKDHATGNIILTTRFHGVWKGVSDQEGITFSPIPYNDEEFGTIEAAIDHPFGGVILFNKNHILYYSESSGICLKADTKELGYGVTRINDVALTENGTYVIGTNNGLYGLSNDEITIHIARNIHGITSDEVVKVFPDSKGRWWFITKGETGYYFPEQTPEKIPVTIADDVTPDTPKISGSSVPLRIPVYYSE
- a CDS encoding chemotaxis protein CheD, whose protein sequence is MDKKNTSGSQGSNVGIGDFKTGNTQISSIGLGSCVAFILYDRKQKTGGLAHVMLPESNGRSERPAKFADTAVPHLIHEMEKSGSSRQNLSAYLVGGASMFQQFKGNLDIGKRNVIALKHCLDEHHIYLESEDIGGTSGRSVLFYPEDGGKICIRRADGKCYDL